The DNA segment GGCTTGATTTTAGATAAGTGTAATTTATTAAACTAAAATTGAAAATAGATGGAAAGGTTTAAAAGAATCGTTATAAAGATTCTGAAATGGATGGGGATTTCAATCGCATCCATTCTTTTTTTGATGTTTATTATCCCTATTTTATTTCCGGGAACCATTTCGGAACAGGTAAAAATATTTGCCAATCAGCATCTTGCCGGAAAGCTTGATTACAGAAGAACCCACCTTACATTTTTCAGGCACTTTCCTTCGCTTACTGTTTCGGTAGATGATTTTTTATTGAAAGGATCAAAACCTTTTCAGCAAGATACTTTACTTGCTGCACGTGAAGTTGCAGTAGGAATTAATCTAAAAAACCTGATCTTCGACCGTGAAGTTAAAATTGATGAAATTTACGTAACGGATGCCTACGGAAATGTTTTTGTTAACAGTAAAGGTGAAGCTAATTATAACGTATATGTTTCAAAACCTTCACAAAAGCCTAAAGATACCACAGGTTCAGGAACATCGATAAAACTTGATCTTATCAAACTTAAAAACTGGAATATTACCTACAGAGACCATGCAGCAAGAGTTTTGGTAGATGCGAAAGGGCTTAATTACACTGGACGCGGTGGATTAAGTGAAGATATTTTTGATCTTGAAACTGATTTGGATATTGATAAACTTGATTTCAGCCTCAATAGAATTTATTATGCTAAACAAAAAACACTGCATGCGGATCTTATCACAAGGATCAATACGAATGCGCTGACCTTTGTATTGAGAAAAAACGAATTGCGAATTAATGATCTTCCTTTAAAATTTACCGGTTTTTTAAGTATTCTCAAAGATGGTTACAATCTTGATGTAAAAGCAGCTTCTGAGAAAACAACCATTCGGGATATGATCTCCGTTCTTCCGCCACAATATCTGGATTGGGCAAAAGATACTAAAATTGAAGGCAACAGTGATCTTTTTTTTAATCTGAAAGGCCGTTTTAGCGAGCAGAAAAACCTAAAGCCGCGACTTAAAGCAAGATTGCTCGTAAGGGACGGATTTGTTTCCAACGGAAAAGCGCCGGTTCCGATGAATCATCTCAACATGGATCTGAATGTTGATCTGCCTTCTCTTGATACGAATCAACTGGCAATCGATCTTAAAAATCTCGGTTTTGATCTCGGCCCGAAGAACAGTTTCAAAGCGGTAGTAAAAACAAAAGGTCTGGATGAAATGCAGATCAATGCCGATATAAAAGGAGCAGTGGATTTGCAGACACTGGATCAGGCATTAGGTTTGAAAGATATTGATATGCGCGGCCTAATGGATACCAATATTAAAGCCAACGGAGTTTTCAGTCTGGACAAAAAGTTATTCCCAAAAACCAATGGTTACCTCAATCTTAAAAATGGCTGGCTTAAAACAAAATATTATCCGAATCCTATTCAGGATATCAACATTGTAGCCAACATTACTAATACAGACGGGACTTTTAAAAGCCTTGGCGTGAAATTGGATCCTTTCCGGTTTAATTTTGAAGGAAATCCTGTTTTTGTAAACGCAGATCTGCAGAATTTTGAAGATGTTTTGTATAAAGTCCGTGCAAAAGGAGTCCTGAATGTAGGAAGAATTTACCGCGTTTTTGCGAAGAAAGGCTTTGATGTGAGCGGACTAATTATGGCCGACCTTTCCCTGAACGGAAGACAAAGTTATGCGACTACCGGACAGTACAGCAAGCTTGACAATAAGGGTAATTTAATTTTAAAAAATATAAAAGCAACAACAGAATTTTTACCGAAATCATTTTTTATTAAAGAAGGAAACTTCCGGTTTGAAAATGAGAAAATGTGGTTCAGTAAATTCTTTGCGACATATGGAAAATCAGATTTTTCTCTGAACGGATATCTGCTGAATACGATCAATTATTTTATCGAAAGAAAAGGGACGCTGCATGGTAAGTTCAACCTGAATTCCAACTATGTCCTCATTGATGAATTTATGGCTTTAAAAAATGGCGATAATTCAAGGAAATCGATTGAAGTAGAGTATGCAAAAGTAGAAAATCCTAAAAGCAGCGGCGTAGTGATCATTCCTAAAAATCTTGACGTTTCTTTACAGACGAATATCAGGAAAGTAGAATTTAAAGGATTGGCATTAAATCATGTTAAAGGTCAGGCTTCCGTGGAAAAAGGCCAGGTTTATCTCAAAAATACGTCTTTTGATATCATCGGAAGTAAAATGAATATTGATGCCCGTTACCAGGATGAATCTCCGCTTACCGCCAATTATGATGTTGCCCTTAAGGTTTTGGATTTTGATGTACAGCGTGCTTACAAAGAAATTGATATGGTACGTGAAATGGCAACGGCAGCGAAAAATGTAAAAGGAATTGTTTCTGTTGATTACAAATTAAAGGGAGATTTCGACCGGAATATGAAACCGATTTATCCCTCTCTTGAAGGCGGCGGAATCGTTAATCTCCGGGATGTGGAAGTTAAAAACTTAAAAATGCTTTCTGCGGTAGGCGACAATATCGGTTCAAAAGCCTTCAATAATCCTGATATGAAAGGCGTCAATATTGAGACTCATATTAAGAATAATCTGATTCATGTTGATAAATTTACATTCAGGGTTTCTATTTTAAGACCAAGCATCAGCGGAACTACCAGCTTTAATGGTCTCCTTGACCTCAGAGTGAGAATAGGAATTCTTCCGGGCGGACTGATCGGGTTTCCTATTGTGGTAACCGGAACCCATGAAAACCCGAAAATTAAGATTTTCAGTAAAAAAGGACAGGGAATTCTGGATGCGGCTTACAACAGGAAGCTCAATAAAGTAATCCGACAGGAGAGAAGGGCTGAGAAAAAAACAAAAAGACAGCAGCGTAAAGAAAAAGAAGCGCAGGAAGAACGCGCTAAAAATGCCGAAAAACAGATTACTAAAGATTTAAAAGAAAAATAAAATGAGCCAGCTAAGCCTGTTTGAAGCAGATGAATATTATGAATTTCCGGAAGAATTGTTGGAATATAGAAAGAGTTTTTTATCTGAACAGGAAGCTTCGGAACTTTTTAATCAGCTTATAGCTACAACACCCTGGAAGCAGAACACCCAGAAGATGTATGATAAAACAGTTGTTACTCCAAGATTAACGTCTTGGTTCGGCGATAGCAGTAAAATGTATCATTTGGGAAATAACGATTTTCATGTCAATGAATGGTCTCCGGAATTGATTGGTTTAAAAGAGAAAATCGAAACATTTTCGGGATATGAATTTAATTCAGTACTCCTTAACCTTTACCGGGACGGGAATGATTCGGTTGCGTGGCATCGGGATAAGGAAAGCGAACTGGGAAATCGGCCCGTAATTGCTTCTGTTAGTCTGGGCCAGGTAAGGAATTTTGATTTCAGAAATATTAATGATCATCAAAAGAAATATAGCCTTGCTCTAGATCACGGATCGCTCCTGATCATGAAGGGGGACTTGCAGGTCAACTGGGAACATCGGATTGCAAAGTCTGTAAAGAAAATGAATCCGAGAATCAATCTTACCTTCAGGCTGATTCGTGAAATATAGCTTGAAATATTTATTCTTGAAAATATTTTCATGGTTATAATAATAAAGTGAAAAAAATAAAAGGCATTAACATAATTTGGCAAAGAAATTGTGTATTGATAACCAAAGTATTAAAACATCCGCTATGAATATTTCTTATTACGATTTTAAAAATATGCCTAATCAGGATCAATTCAGCTTAGTGATGAATGAAGGACGTGTTATGAACGAAAGAACAATTAATACTCTTAAGTATGTTCTTTACGAAATATCTCATTTTACGGTTGAAATGATTTACAATGTTCAGAATAATAAAATTGAAGGAATTAATGTATTCCAGAATAAAGGAGCGTACGCGATCTAAGTAACACAAACTGACAGGAAATAATGCAGAGCAGCTTTTAAATAAGCTGCTCTTTTATTTTGTTTTAATAGGATTGGAAAATTAACAACATCGAATTTTTATCATATTAATATTAAAAATTGTTTAAAACAAAAAAATCCTCAGAAATCTGAGGATAAAAACTAATAACCATGAAAACTCAAATTAAACATGAGTACTAGTATATATTAAAATATTATGCCACTAAGCTTGTCCGGCCGGATTTTTTAATATTATTTATGAGTTTTTTAGAAAATATATA comes from the Chryseobacterium nepalense genome and includes:
- a CDS encoding AsmA-like C-terminal region-containing protein → MERFKRIVIKILKWMGISIASILFLMFIIPILFPGTISEQVKIFANQHLAGKLDYRRTHLTFFRHFPSLTVSVDDFLLKGSKPFQQDTLLAAREVAVGINLKNLIFDREVKIDEIYVTDAYGNVFVNSKGEANYNVYVSKPSQKPKDTTGSGTSIKLDLIKLKNWNITYRDHAARVLVDAKGLNYTGRGGLSEDIFDLETDLDIDKLDFSLNRIYYAKQKTLHADLITRINTNALTFVLRKNELRINDLPLKFTGFLSILKDGYNLDVKAASEKTTIRDMISVLPPQYLDWAKDTKIEGNSDLFFNLKGRFSEQKNLKPRLKARLLVRDGFVSNGKAPVPMNHLNMDLNVDLPSLDTNQLAIDLKNLGFDLGPKNSFKAVVKTKGLDEMQINADIKGAVDLQTLDQALGLKDIDMRGLMDTNIKANGVFSLDKKLFPKTNGYLNLKNGWLKTKYYPNPIQDINIVANITNTDGTFKSLGVKLDPFRFNFEGNPVFVNADLQNFEDVLYKVRAKGVLNVGRIYRVFAKKGFDVSGLIMADLSLNGRQSYATTGQYSKLDNKGNLILKNIKATTEFLPKSFFIKEGNFRFENEKMWFSKFFATYGKSDFSLNGYLLNTINYFIERKGTLHGKFNLNSNYVLIDEFMALKNGDNSRKSIEVEYAKVENPKSSGVVIIPKNLDVSLQTNIRKVEFKGLALNHVKGQASVEKGQVYLKNTSFDIIGSKMNIDARYQDESPLTANYDVALKVLDFDVQRAYKEIDMVREMATAAKNVKGIVSVDYKLKGDFDRNMKPIYPSLEGGGIVNLRDVEVKNLKMLSAVGDNIGSKAFNNPDMKGVNIETHIKNNLIHVDKFTFRVSILRPSISGTTSFNGLLDLRVRIGILPGGLIGFPIVVTGTHENPKIKIFSKKGQGILDAAYNRKLNKVIRQERRAEKKTKRQQRKEKEAQEERAKNAEKQITKDLKEK
- a CDS encoding alpha-ketoglutarate-dependent dioxygenase AlkB family protein — encoded protein: MSQLSLFEADEYYEFPEELLEYRKSFLSEQEASELFNQLIATTPWKQNTQKMYDKTVVTPRLTSWFGDSSKMYHLGNNDFHVNEWSPELIGLKEKIETFSGYEFNSVLLNLYRDGNDSVAWHRDKESELGNRPVIASVSLGQVRNFDFRNINDHQKKYSLALDHGSLLIMKGDLQVNWEHRIAKSVKKMNPRINLTFRLIREI